From Paenibacillus sp. FSL H8-0537:
CTGTTACTGAGCTGAAAGGCACGACTTACGTTTCGGCACGCTCAATCGCAGAGCGCCTCGGCGGCAAAATCGTATTTGACAAGGTAGCTAAGGAGTATGTGCTGACGACGGAAAAAAACGTACTTCGTTATGCCATTGGCAGCTCCACCTACAATGTGAACGGAACGGTACAGAAGTTTACTGGAGCACCTTACAACTTGAAGGGTACGCTGATGATTCCGCTTCGTACGCTGCTGCAGCCGCAGGGCATCACGATGAAAGTGAACAAGGCGGAGAAAAAAATTACGCTGACGTGGACAGTAAAGATCGCGCCAGTCGCAACTTTTACAGTAAGCCCTAAAGTCATTTATGCGAATGAAACACAGGTGACTTATACGAACCAGACGACCAGCAGCACCCCTATTGTGGACGAGCGCTGGGAAGGCAATTTGCCAATGTTCGACCAGCCAGGCACGTATACGGTAACCCATTGGGTTCAAGATTCGGATGGCGTCTGGAGCGAACCCTATACGGTGACGCTTGAAGTGCTTCAACCGAATTTACCGCCAGTAGCGAAGTTTGTTACCAACAAAACGAGCTACATGATGGGCGAGCCGATTGAATATACTGACCTTAGCAGCGATGAAGAAAACGCGATTACGAGCACGAACTGGACGAATAAACAGCTAGGCTTTTTCGAGCCAGGTCCACAGACGATTTCCTTGAAGGTAACGGACAAGCATGGAGCAAGCAATGAATATTCGCTTTCGATTATGATTGAAGATCAAGAGCTTTATTCCAAGCAGGACTTTGGCATGTTATTTACGCCTCCTGGAGAGCGCTTCTCGATTAATGGAGCGTCGGTTCTGAATTATGATGTGATTCCTTATTCATTGACAGAGTATGGACAGCAGACGCTGCTACGCAGCAACAGTCCAGAGCGAATTGTGAATGAAGGCGTGTATTATACGGACTCGGCATCGGGCAACGTTCGCTTGATGTCGCATAACGTAAACAACCGCCTGAACAATGTGCGCATGTACATCGTCGCTACGAACGAGACGAATCAGGAAGCGACGGTTCAGACACAGCGCGTCGGTATTGGCGGTCCTGCGCTGTACGTTTCGGCAACGGGGAAATCTTCTATCAGCAAATATTTGACCTCGCGCATGAATCCGGTCATGAATGATATTACAACGATTCCAGCGGGCGAGAGCCGTCTTATTTTGAAGCAGCTCAGCGATTTGAAAATTTCGCCGGACCGCGTATTGACAATGATGGCGGATGTTTCGACTTCCGGTCCAATTAAATTCAGCTACGTCATTATTGATGACGGCAAGGATGTTCTATCCGAATTGCCGCTGCTGCCGTATCTGGAGCCGGATGGCATTCACATTCGCGGTACATTCGAGAAGGCAGATCGTACGATCAACCTGACCCAGCCAGTAGGCTCAGAGCCAGGCCGTATGATATTTGGCGATAAAGTAGTCGATACACGCCTTACAACGATCGACAAGCTTACTGGTGCGACGATTTACAATGAAGGAAACTATGGCGTAGTTTACGTCGTGAAGCTGTTCAATGTTCAGCCTAATACGCTTATTGCCTTGAACCCGCGTGGCGGACATTATGGCGGCGCCTTCCTCGTCAACAACAATGTGGTTCTGACGACGAATAACTCCTTCCTTGCGAACAACGGTGAAGCAGGAGTCCTGTACCGTACGGGAAGCACATCAGAAGCTGTAACCATTGTATTCTCGCCGG
This genomic window contains:
- a CDS encoding stalk domain-containing protein, with the translated sequence MLKKVSLFALVFLFVFTLAVPIQAEAAQNVLGQEQLVLLQKSNKMYHNGTLYTATQPVTELKGTTYVSARSIAERLGGKIVFDKVAKEYVLTTEKNVLRYAIGSSTYNVNGTVQKFTGAPYNLKGTLMIPLRTLLQPQGITMKVNKAEKKITLTWTVKIAPVATFTVSPKVIYANETQVTYTNQTTSSTPIVDERWEGNLPMFDQPGTYTVTHWVQDSDGVWSEPYTVTLEVLQPNLPPVAKFVTNKTSYMMGEPIEYTDLSSDEENAITSTNWTNKQLGFFEPGPQTISLKVTDKHGASNEYSLSIMIEDQELYSKQDFGMLFTPPGERFSINGASVLNYDVIPYSLTEYGQQTLLRSNSPERIVNEGVYYTDSASGNVRLMSHNVNNRLNNVRMYIVATNETNQEATVQTQRVGIGGPALYVSATGKSSISKYLTSRMNPVMNDITTIPAGESRLILKQLSDLKISPDRVLTMMADVSTSGPIKFSYVIIDDGKDVLSELPLLPYLEPDGIHIRGTFEKADRTINLTQPVGSEPGRMIFGDKVVDTRLTTIDKLTGATIYNEGNYGVVYVVKLFNVQPNTLIALNPRGGHYGGAFLVNNNVVLTTNNSFLANNGEAGVLYRTGSTSEAVTIVFSPASGSNLPINLLFMPMPEKKG